In Flavobacteriales bacterium, one genomic interval encodes:
- a CDS encoding PKD domain-containing protein, with protein sequence MDGPPYNDQFLAMLRALFFLCTISLSVSMNAQLEQFRYASGTLPGWVQLMYAPDPDPSAVQAAYEAYYATQPFVKNAHTQYYKRWKREIGHELVPVDPQQRAEYPESSRQYVIKTEQLNASRAANWSCIGPIDWDHGSVVKSYAAGAAHVYTVEQSVSNMDVIYAGTANAGLWKSIDKGLNWLNVTKGMLVGEVLSIEIHISDPNIVYFGAEGDLFKSIDAGATWIVIGDATFNALSHSIRDIVMHPSNAQLLYVISDKGLWRSTNAGSSFTQIQTGIWQELEFRPNDPNTVYAVKQTSNRTEFWRSTSNGVSFSQIVTGWPLPVAPDEQKRTEIAVCAAAPNVVYALCTGAANGGSGLYGVYKSSDQGVNWTFQCCGPSPAGVPSPTNFNLMGWNDVGQDDGGQYYYDLAFGVDPTNENKVNVCGVQRWVSTDGGVSFTCPAKWSHSSKVDYVHADIHDFRYYGGSEIWAGCDGGVFYSNDGGATFNKRMFGISGTDFWGFGAGGWTGSNVMLGGAYHNGTMLKDNDVYTNGWVCTDGGDGFRGFAHPQYDRRVLSDYGYKTLSGDRNVANGNSTWSKQPSASYITGESSEIVWHPNAVNTAFLGNGTALWRTDDNGASFIEVYDFGEDVTNIDMALSEPNTMYVCTYPDWWGVKKVWRTVDGGINWTNITPNSAMINGNTWVPYDVTVSATDPQTVWLCRTSQYGNSPNMDGYLVYKSVNGGSSWTNITDANLNGEWPSNIVHQLGSAGDLYIGTRRGVYHRSNAAPAWALWNAGLPTKIYSTRLLINYRDGKIRNGTDRSVWESALETLAGPVANFAADKRTVSCLSPDVQFWDNSALNGTNATWSWSFPGGSPATSTDRSPVVSYSTPGVYDVTLDVSDANGNSTRTLPGYITVENSTASTPLIADAEDQLLTPAGWSLENPDNADTWSNLAVTIGADGNATRAWRIDNYYYNAPGQLDRLISPVTTLGGSSGTRLKFHHAYKMYGASYTDGLRVEISTNCGSSWIQLYYAEAGALATSATGSTPWAPGLATDWLLHDIDISAYDGQQVVIRFTAVNDYGDRLYLDNIQVVNSGMRLALKMMLEGAYETNIGSMRDDLRIAALIPALQPYTAPEFVHVGGGGETIQAGVQSITGNNAIVDWVFIELRSEGSPTTVVATRSALLQSDGDVVAEDGISPVSFNAPTGNYFIVARHRNHLGCMTAAAIPFTTGTASVDLTNPLTLTYGTEAQKEVNGVRVLWLGNVVHDLVIKYTGTVNDRDVILTKIGGVVPTNTVNGYHSEDCNMDGVVRYTGTNNDRDPILTNIGGVVPTNVRIQQLP encoded by the coding sequence ATGGACGGACCCCCTTACAACGATCAATTCCTTGCAATGCTAAGAGCCCTTTTCTTCCTGTGCACGATCTCACTATCGGTTTCCATGAATGCACAATTGGAGCAATTCCGATATGCGTCCGGTACACTGCCCGGTTGGGTGCAATTGATGTATGCGCCTGACCCTGACCCTAGTGCTGTGCAAGCTGCATATGAGGCCTATTACGCAACACAGCCGTTCGTGAAGAATGCCCACACACAATACTATAAGCGATGGAAACGCGAGATCGGTCACGAATTGGTGCCGGTAGATCCGCAACAACGCGCTGAATATCCCGAGAGTTCTAGGCAATACGTGATCAAGACGGAACAATTGAATGCTTCCCGTGCTGCAAATTGGAGTTGCATCGGACCCATTGATTGGGACCACGGGTCGGTGGTAAAGAGCTACGCCGCTGGTGCTGCGCATGTCTATACCGTGGAACAAAGTGTCTCCAACATGGATGTTATCTATGCCGGAACCGCTAACGCAGGACTATGGAAAAGCATTGACAAGGGACTGAATTGGCTGAACGTTACGAAGGGTATGTTGGTCGGTGAGGTCCTGAGTATCGAGATCCACATCAGCGATCCGAACATTGTCTATTTCGGTGCGGAAGGTGATCTGTTCAAGTCCATTGACGCAGGTGCAACATGGATCGTTATCGGCGATGCCACCTTCAATGCATTGAGCCACAGTATCCGCGATATCGTCATGCACCCTTCCAATGCGCAATTACTTTACGTGATCAGTGATAAAGGACTATGGCGCAGTACCAATGCCGGTTCCAGTTTCACGCAGATACAGACCGGGATCTGGCAGGAACTGGAGTTCAGGCCGAACGATCCGAATACGGTATATGCCGTTAAACAAACGTCGAACAGAACGGAGTTCTGGCGAAGTACATCCAACGGTGTTTCTTTTTCTCAGATCGTTACAGGTTGGCCGTTACCGGTAGCTCCGGATGAACAGAAACGGACGGAGATCGCTGTGTGTGCAGCGGCTCCGAATGTGGTGTACGCATTGTGTACCGGAGCGGCAAATGGCGGTAGCGGTCTGTACGGTGTTTACAAGAGCAGTGATCAAGGTGTGAATTGGACGTTCCAATGCTGTGGTCCTTCGCCCGCTGGGGTGCCATCACCCACCAATTTCAATTTGATGGGATGGAATGATGTTGGACAGGATGATGGAGGCCAATACTATTATGACCTAGCGTTTGGTGTGGACCCCACGAATGAGAACAAGGTGAACGTTTGCGGCGTGCAACGTTGGGTGAGCACCGATGGTGGAGTATCATTCACGTGCCCAGCAAAATGGAGCCATAGCAGTAAGGTGGATTACGTCCATGCCGATATTCACGACTTCCGCTATTACGGCGGTTCGGAGATCTGGGCCGGGTGTGATGGTGGGGTCTTCTACAGCAATGATGGTGGTGCCACATTCAACAAACGGATGTTCGGCATCAGCGGTACGGACTTCTGGGGATTCGGAGCGGGTGGTTGGACCGGTAGCAATGTGATGCTCGGTGGTGCGTACCACAACGGCACCATGCTCAAGGATAACGATGTGTATACCAACGGATGGGTCTGTACCGATGGTGGTGATGGGTTCCGCGGTTTCGCACATCCGCAATATGATCGGCGCGTATTGAGCGATTACGGCTATAAGACCTTGAGCGGCGATAGGAATGTTGCTAACGGGAACAGTACGTGGAGCAAACAACCATCCGCCAGTTACATAACAGGAGAAAGTAGCGAAATTGTCTGGCACCCCAATGCCGTGAATACAGCTTTCCTTGGTAACGGCACAGCGCTGTGGCGAACGGATGATAACGGTGCTTCATTTATAGAAGTGTATGACTTCGGGGAGGACGTGACCAACATTGATATGGCCCTCAGCGAACCGAACACCATGTACGTATGTACCTATCCCGATTGGTGGGGCGTGAAGAAGGTATGGCGCACCGTTGACGGCGGCATTAACTGGACGAACATTACACCGAATTCCGCAATGATCAACGGGAACACGTGGGTTCCTTACGATGTAACTGTAAGCGCGACCGACCCACAGACCGTGTGGCTCTGCCGCACCAGCCAGTACGGTAACTCACCGAACATGGATGGCTACCTCGTTTACAAAAGCGTGAACGGCGGATCTTCATGGACCAACATCACGGATGCGAACCTGAACGGTGAATGGCCATCGAACATCGTACATCAGTTGGGCAGTGCAGGTGATCTGTACATCGGAACACGCCGAGGTGTGTATCACCGGAGCAATGCTGCACCTGCGTGGGCACTTTGGAACGCAGGACTCCCCACCAAGATCTATAGCACACGCTTATTGATCAATTACCGGGATGGCAAGATCCGCAACGGTACCGATCGCAGTGTTTGGGAAAGTGCCCTGGAGACCTTGGCGGGTCCTGTTGCGAATTTCGCTGCGGACAAACGCACCGTATCGTGTCTTTCTCCAGACGTGCAATTCTGGGATAACAGTGCGTTGAACGGAACCAATGCGACCTGGAGCTGGAGCTTTCCAGGTGGATCGCCAGCCACAAGTACCGATCGAAGTCCGGTGGTCTCGTATTCAACACCCGGCGTATATGACGTAACGCTTGATGTGAGCGATGCCAACGGGAACAGTACCCGAACGCTTCCCGGCTACATCACCGTTGAGAACAGCACAGCCTCCACACCGTTGATCGCGGATGCAGAAGATCAGTTGCTGACACCTGCTGGATGGAGCCTCGAAAACCCGGACAACGCGGATACTTGGAGCAATCTGGCGGTGACGATCGGTGCGGATGGAAATGCGACGCGGGCATGGCGCATCGACAATTATTACTACAACGCTCCCGGTCAGTTGGATCGTTTGATCTCGCCGGTGACAACGCTAGGTGGTAGTTCCGGAACACGATTGAAATTCCATCACGCGTATAAAATGTATGGCGCTTCGTATACGGACGGTCTTCGCGTGGAGATCAGTACCAATTGCGGAAGTTCATGGATCCAACTGTACTACGCGGAAGCAGGCGCACTTGCCACTTCCGCAACGGGATCCACTCCGTGGGCACCAGGGCTGGCAACCGATTGGCTGTTGCATGATATCGACATCAGCGCATACGATGGGCAACAGGTCGTGATCCGATTCACAGCAGTGAATGACTATGGCGACAGGCTCTACCTGGACAATATCCAAGTGGTGAACAGCGGTATGCGATTGGCTTTGAAGATGATGTTGGAAGGAGCATACGAAACGAACATCGGGTCGATGCGGGATGACCTACGGATAGCTGCGTTGATCCCTGCGTTACAACCTTACACTGCTCCGGAATTCGTGCATGTGGGTGGTGGTGGAGAGACCATTCAGGCCGGTGTACAGAGCATCACGGGAAACAACGCGATCGTGGATTGGGTATTCATTGAATTGCGTTCCGAAGGGTCACCGACCACCGTTGTTGCTACGCGTTCCGCGCTTCTACAGAGCGATGGTGATGTCGTAGCGGAGGATGGTATTTCGCCGGTGAGTTTCAATGCTCCTACAGGGAACTATTTCATTGTCGCGCGGCATCGTAATCACTTGGGGTGCATGACCGCAGCTGCGATCCCGTTCACTACTGGAACCGCAAGTGTAGATCTTACCAACCCGCTTACACTTACTTATGGTACCGAAGCTCAAAAAGAGGTGAACGGAGTGCGTGTACTGTGGTTAGGGAACGTGGTCCATGATCTGGTGATCAAGTACACCGGCACGGTAAATGATCGGGACGTGATCCTTACAAAGATCGGGGGGGTAGTACCAACGAATACTGTGAACGGCTACCATTCAGAGGATTGCAATATGGATGGTGTGGTGCGCTATACGGGAACCAATAATGATCGCGATCCAATTCTGACCAACATCGGCGGGGTGGTACCTACGAACGTGCGGATCCAACAGTTGCCGTAA